A single Lactuca sativa cultivar Salinas chromosome 8, Lsat_Salinas_v11, whole genome shotgun sequence DNA region contains:
- the LOC111909423 gene encoding uncharacterized protein LOC111909423, with translation MTSASKTRNMIEGFVKDGSFKWLLKNRSPFHEEFEEMKLSPSADRNWIHELSPVANIVVRRCSKILEIPTGQLQENFNGEAPDAIKDPSRYARNFLEYSCFRALSVSTQMNGYMEDKKFRRLTFDMMLAWELPDAASHPSMDIDEDASVGIEAFSRIAPAVPIIANVIISDYIFEFLTASTGGRLLFSTFDKYLSGLERAVRKLKSQSESSLLSSQRSGRGERVLELDGTVTTQPVLQHVGISTWPGRLTLTDHAMYFEALRVVSYDKPTVYDLADDLKQFVKPELTGPWGTRLFDKAFLYKSVSLSEAIVMELPELKGHTRRDYWLAIIREILYAHRFIRKFQITGIEKDETLLKTVFGILRVQALKDMSSSSIPLSFEAGLMFNVCDQLPGGDRILETIADMSICRDDVKSSEKGMYSISASTMASSLGFVFGTSCNVVNEAGGITVGDVCVGELTPLEKAVKESRSTYKMVANAQATVDGVKVEGLDTNLAVMKELLFPVTELGNHLVKLYYWEDPVKSLQFCLVLTYVLYRGWFCYVFAMLLLLVALFIMITRYSSRGRPVDEFKVIAPPPMNTMEQLLAVQNAISQAEELIQDGNVLLLKLRGLLLSIFPQASDRFAIALVMMAIVLAFVPMQFVILLVVLEEFTKYSPLRSSSTERLERRFREWWFSIPAAPVVLEKLKEDKKKK, from the exons ATGACTTCAGCAAGCAAAACCAGAAATATGATCGAGGGTTTTGTGAAAGATGGATCGTTTAAGTGGTTGTTGAAAAACCGAAGTCCATTTCATGAAGAGTTTGAAGAGATGAAACTGTCTCCATCTGCTGACAGAAACTGGATACATGAACTGTCCCCCGTGGCAAATATAGTTGTTCGTCGATGTTCAAA AATCCTGGAGATTCCAACGGGTCAGCTTCAAGAAAACTTTAATGGGGAGGCTCCTGATGCTATAAAAGATCCATCACGGTATGCCCGGAATTTTCTGGAATATTCTTGTTTCAGGGCTCTTTCTGTATCCACACAAATGAACGGTTACATGGAGGACAAGAAGTTTCGACGTCTAACGTTTGATATGATGCTTGCGTGGGAGCTTCCTGATGCTGCTAGCCACCCTTCCATggat ATAGATGAGGATGCAAGTGTGGGGATAGAGGCCTTTTCCCGAATTGCACCAGCAGTTCCGATTATAGCCAATGTGATCATCAGCGATTATATATTTGAGTTTCTGACTGCATCAACTGGAGGCCGGCTTCTGTTTTCTACCTTTGACAAATACCTCAGTGGACTGGAAAG GGCTGTGAGAAAACTTAAATCTCAATCAGAGTCATCTCTCCTTTCATCCCAACGATCTGGAAGAGGGGAAAGGGTTCTGGAACTGGATGGCACGGTAACCACTCAGCCTGTTCTTCAACATGTCGGGATCTCAACTTGGCCTG GTCGGCTAACTCTGACAGATCATGCAATGTACTTTGAAGCTCTACGTGTTGTATCTTATGATAAGCCAACAGTTTATGATTTGGCTGATGATTTAAAGCAATTTGTTAAGCCTGAGCTCACCGGTCCATGGGGAACCCGCCTTTTTGACAAAGCCTTCTTGTATAAATCCGTTTCCTT ATCAGAAGCAATTGTTATGGAGCTTCCGGAGCTCAAGGGACACACTCGGCGTGACTACTGGCTGGCTATTATCCGTGAAATTCTATACGCCCACAGATTTATACGTAAATTCCAGATAACTGGAATCGAAAAAGACGAAACCCTTCTAAAAACGGTTTTCGGAATCCTACGAGTTCAAGCCCTAAAAGACATGAGCTCCTCCTCAATCCCATTGTCCTTCGAGGCCGGTCTTATGTTCAATGTCTGTGATCAACTTCCAGGTGGCGATCGGATACTGGAAACAATTGCTGACATGTCAATTTGTCGAGATGATGTAAAGAGCAGCGAAAAGGGAATGTATTCTATATCGGCTAGCACTATGGCTTCTAGCTTAGGGTTTGTGTTTGGGACGAGTTGCAATGTTGTTAATGAGGCCGGGGGGATTACGGTTGGTGATGTTTGTGTTGGGGAGTTAACTCCGTTAGAGAAAGCGGTGAAAGAATCCAGAAGCACTTATAAAATGGTTGCAAATGCACAAGCTACAGTTGATGGAGTTAAAGTTGAGGGGCTTGACACTAACTTGGCTGTCATGAAG GAGTTGCTGTTTCCAGTTACTGAACTTGGGAATCATCTTGTGAAGCTATATTACTGGGAAGATCCTGTGAAGTCTCTTCAGTTCTGTTTGGTATTAACATACGTCCTTTACAG GGGATGGTTTTGTTATGTTTTCGCGATGCTGCTTTTGTTAGTTGCACTGTTTATTATGATTACACGGTATTCAAGCCGAGGGCGGCCGGTGGATGAATTCAAGGTGATAGCACCGCCGCCTATGAACACAATGGAGCAGCTTTTGGCGGTCCAAAATGCAATTTCTCAGGCTGAGGAGTTAATCCAAGACGGAAACGTTCTTCTTCTTAAACTACGCGGTCTATTGCTCTCCATATTCCCACAG GCAAGTGATCGATTTGCAATTGCACTTGTGATGATGGCGATTGTTTTGGCTTTTGTACCGATGCAATTTGTGATTCTACTTGTTGTGTTGGAGGAATTCACAAAGTACTCCCCTCTCAGGAGTTCAAGCACCGAACGGTTGGAACGCAGATTCAGGGAGTGGTGGTTTAGCATTCCAGCAGCTCCGGTTGTACTTGAAAAACTTAAAGAGGACAAGAAAAAAAAGTAA